The genomic region ATGAAATTAAATGCTTAAAATATTCTATACAACTCAGTACCAGGTAATAATGAACATAAGGAAAAATAATCCTATATTGATAAAATGCCATCTTCATATCTGTTTTTAAGACTTTTGGAGTCGACAGTGATATGAAAATTTGAAGAATAATACTAAAACCTGACCCAGGCATTAATTCTAGTAAAAATGCTTTCGGTAGTAATGAGTGTTAAAGCATCTGCAAAACTcagaaaaatagtaaatttctCTGAGACTGACTAGTGACACAAGGAGCATGTTAGTAGCAGGATCATAATTTTGGATACTTTGTGCCCGACTTTGTCGAAACTAGAATGGGCATACTTGTTTTGTTTGTGCAATTCTTGAGTTGTTCGAGACCTTGCTAACATATATGAGTCAACTAGTGTAACATAATATGTACCATACTTTATTGGGATGATGCTTAATATGTTTTCAAGGAAAGATATAAATGTGTCAATGGACATTCAGAAGATCTATTTGAAGGTATACTTAGAAAAGATATATCTCTTATTGTAATAATATTCTTTGAAATAAAATGATGAGTATGTAATTCTCAACTTTTAAGGTGCATATGCATATTAGACAATGAATCCTCTtatgtatattttattttatttttttgatcacAAATCAGAGAGTATACATGCATCTTATGTAATGACAAATTTCACAAAAACAGCTAGTTTCAAAGTTTAGAGTCTGGAATATGAGCTCACTTGTACACCTAGGTGCATATGGATTAGTATTGTAATGCATTAATTTATACCATCTTGTAAGTCTGTACTAAGTTAATCCATTTGGTATATCACCTTCAAGATATTTACTTTATATTGCGTCCAGTCAATGGTGTCATACGTTCCATTTGTCCCAATATACATTTTAAGTTTGATTTCCTAGGTCATGTTTCATGCTTTTGATTGCATACACCTCTATTTATTTATGGAATCTGCAGGTTGTGGAATTTACTATGTCAAGGCATCTGAAATTCGAAATCATATAAGACTTCCATGATAGCAGctaacttgattctaattaagAAACAGAATGTAAGTTTATGATGATAATTCCTTCATTTTCTTTGCAGgacttggaaaaattcaagcctGTGATTTTAACCGGTGACCTGAACTGTGCTCATCAAGAGATTGATATATTTAATCCTGCAGTAAGCAATTCGTTGGTTTCTCAACCTTGATTTCTAACTTTGATAGTGGTTCTATCTTCTATGCTATTAAATGTTTCATGATGATTTATAGAATGCTTAGTTTAGGTTATGAGACTCACCATTTTATATTTCTCATTCCCTTATTCTGTTGGCTTCAAAATGTCAAGCATGCTAGTATCTAAAGGATGTATGACTACCACAAAAACTACCTCTTTTGAACCACCTTCCCCTTAGAAGCTACAGAATATGGTGGCTTGGTGCATCTTCATAGAGTGCTTGAACCACATTGGATCAATGATTATTCTGATTAAAAAACTTCAAACATTCTTTTTTAAACTTATTATTTCTGTCATTCTTTCTCAAGGTATCTCCTTTAATGATGAAAACACTAGTACAAAAAATTATGGAGGtaagtttcttttctttccccaaACATGAAAGAGATTAGCTTTTTTCTGAAGCttagaaagaagaaataaatgAAAACGAAAAAGAACATCTGAGCAGTTAATTTCTTAATCTAAAATGAAGCATTTGCTGAATCAAAAAGATTAAAGGAATCTATATTAAACAGATATTACATATAATTTTACTGCATTAAACAGTTATGACAGTAATATCAAATGGTGCTGGCACCTAGATGATggtaaagtatataaaatctagaaACATGGTCAACTGTGTTCAGAATGATACCAAGCTAACAGTATACATGAACTCCAGAACCAATATTATGTCTTAAGAAACCTAACAAGTGCAGGAGCAATTGGCTATTAGTCAAGTGAGCGTGAAGTATCATATTAGCGATGTACTTATATGTTTGTCTAAAAAACACAAATAGTTGAAATATTTCATGTCATCTCTACAAATGCTCCTTGGCTTATTTATCCTACTAAAAGAATTTTTGGTGATAATTTTGCTATCTTTAGAATGGTTTAGCGTAGAGGAGAGGCATGAAATTGCATGACAGAACAGTACCAGCTCTGCATTAAATCAGGTTCTAGAATTGCTTGATTGAATTCAATTGGCTTGTTTAAGATGACTCAATGCAGATGACATACGGACGAGGTATTTGAGAGAGGTTTAGAGGAAACTACATAAAAGTCTTATTAGGATGTATGCGAAGAGTTGCAATGTTTTAAGCTTAGTTTTTTGTTGCATAGGATGACCAATAGCTGCATGATGATTATCTTGGCAACTGTGTTGATGGCATCCAATGAACATGATGCTTATTGTATATGTAAGGACCTAATACCTCAACTAAAAAGGCTagctggaagatattatttgggttccttagtccaagtacccaagatcttcctggtgaataaccaatgtgggattaaacacgCGCCTGTatagatcctcacatactcctcccatTTAAGTTGTGGTGTCCTTCCTAGGCTAAAgatccaaatccattcaaatccaatcacaagtacttctaatccaatttagatccgtgctgcagtatcTCCTAGTCTACATTGGCTGTGGGCTGGGTCCgctttgatatcatttgtaacgacctaagacctcatccaaaaggCTTGCAGgaaaatattatttaggttccttggtcttgtataagtaccaaAGATCTTTctggcaaataaccgatgtaagACTAAACATATGCCTGTACGGGTCCTCATAGTATATTAGCAGCCACCAATTAAGCTTTTTAATCGAGATCCAACCATCAAAGATATTATTGAACATTTATCATGAGCCTAAATGTGTATGGTCATCTTGGTGACTGGATGGAAGGTCTCAAAGCAACTTTGGCTAGTCAGTAGAGTGATGGATGAGGATCCATGGAAGATGGTAGTCAGCCAAGTTAACCCTGGTGGAGGGACATCTAGGGGGAGCATATGTATGGGGGGGGCTTCCATCTTTGCTGCTGTGGGTGCCAGAGAAGCCAAACCGAGCAGCCTTCTCCTCcccttatttttttctcttttgactGGATTGGATCCATCAAGTCGAATATCTGATTTTAATGGAGTCTGATAGGGTTGATCTTTGATCAATCTGTTAGGTTATTTGGATCAGACCACAcaaaatatttttgataaaaGAATTGGGCTCAGATCAACCATCGTTGGATCCAAATTCAGTCCATATATTGGCCTTAGTTCATAGCTTTGCTTTCTAGGATCATCAGTTCGTAAAATGCTGGTTCTATGGGCTTAAATCTTAGGTGTCATCCAAAACAATGAGTACAGATCAAGTTATAACGAACTTAGGATTTAATCTCAGCTTTAAAGTAGATTTTTAAACTAATGACTTATTatcataatttttatttatggtATCATTACTATCCATAATACTTATTCATGAGATGAAGCATGAGAAAATACTTTATCTTTAGGAGAAATGTAAATGATGTATCTGTGGATTGTTCCATTCAATATAGCATTAATTGTTGGAAATATGATCTCTTTTCGATGTATGTGATGATACTATCTATTTATAACATTTTATTCAAGGGAAATCGCAGAAGTGCTGGATTTACAGATGAAGAAAGGCAATCATTCGAGTCAAACTTTTTGTTGAGAGGGTTTGTGGATACCTTTAGAAAACAACATCCTGGTGTAGTGGCTTATACCTATTGGGGTTATAGGCATGGTGggcgcaaaaccaacaaaggtatTTCATTTCCTATAATGATTGTTTAATTTTCAATTTGTGCCTTGGAGGCACTTAACAAATATGCATTATTATAAATATTGCTGATAGGCTTGTTGCTCGATACTTCCGCACTTAAAATCTGACACTGTCCAAGTTTATTGTCTATTCCAATTTTGCCACAAATTCCTTCACAAATTCCTTCTTGTGGAAATTTGCAGAATGATTTTCTTTCTAGGGAAATTTGTATGAAATAATGTGTTTTTTGGAATTGACAAAAGTCTTTCTTAAGTTTAAAAATACAATTATAGGTCGCATTTCCATCAATATAAGCttaaatatttgtttaattttgcTTTAACTAACCGAAGAACAGAAATGTTTTAgaactcaagaacaaatgaaATAACATTATAGATTGTCAACTAGAAATTGAGAGTTCTTCAAAATTCTTTAGGCTTTTCTGATACTAGGTTGTTATGATTTGATTATTTCAATTACCTATGATTTGGTGACAACCTGATTTCTTTTCTGTGAGTAAATTAAAGTTTTGGTCTGGATCTTGTTAAATAAATAGTTAAGGAGCAATAAGTGGCGAACAGATGACCCAAAGCATGACAACTGATAACATGCATCTGTCATTATAGTAGTTGATAGATGATCTAAAACAAAAAACTACTTGATCTTTCATTATAGTAATCAGTTCTGGCTTATCTTCATCGATAATCCCTTTTGTGCATTGGAGAAAGCTGATTATCATAGTTGATTCTTGACTGTGCTGAACTCTAATTTTTTACCTTATATGTAATTACTAATTAGCTATCTATTTTTCTTCTGAAATCATAACGGACTTTTTGCTCTTCCGATATTGTTGATCTCCATAGAGATATGATTAATACTTATTTGCAAGATAAATTTGAGCAAGGATTAAAATATGGTATATTGTACTTGTACCAGTCAAGGGTTGGCATGAGATGCACACTTGGCTTGCTCTGGCTTGAAAAGTACGAATTCTTAGTGAATTGAAAGTGTTTTATTTATTAAGGCCACCCTTGTGTATCTAAAAGAAGACAAGCAGAGATACTATTGCAAAAGTGCGGTATACTGCCATCTATAGAAGTTCATGCTTTTAGTTTGATTGCGGGGCTCTTTTATAAAATGTTTACCGGGTGACAAATGGAAAGCTTTTAATCATGGTTTCCTAGTTATGGTTTTCTTTGGTTTCCTTTTCCCCCCTTTTTATTCTATTAGTTTTGTTTATTGTTCATAATGTTTAGCTTCCTGCTATAAATTTACATGTTTGGCAAGAATGTGAATATGATCTGGACCTGTTTATACATATACCTAAAGGAAATACCGAAGTGCTGCTTGTTTTAGCTTTGTAGAGTCGGCAAGGTGTGATATAAGAACCTAATATTGATTTTTAGCTGATATTCCTTAAGatatgaatttttgatttcatcTTGTTTATTTTTAATCTCATTGTTCATGTGTCAGGGTGGCGACTTGATTATTTTCTTGTCTCAGAGTCCATAGCGGATAAAGTATATGACTCCTATATTCTTCCAGATGTCATTGGCAGCGACCATTGCCCAATAGGCCTCATATTAAATCTCTAGTTACGTTGCCAGACCTTATTTATTTTCGTAAAGGCTGGATGTTATTAATTGGTGTTATACAATCTTTTTGTAATATAAGGGGATCTTAACTTGCTCTTAGGGGGCTTGATTCATGCAGGGTTTAGCTGAATTGGAGTGCCTGAACTAGAATCAATTAGGGGAAGATTCTGTACCGTGCTCTAACCCCATCCTCAGGTAATAATGGAACTGTATAGACTTTGTCATCATTGCAATCTATAGCTTTATTCTTTTGCCTTGCTTCAAACAATCTGCATTTATGTACAGGTTAACTTCTCATCATAGGCTAATGTATGCTCAAGTAAAAGTCGGCTTTTCCTTATTAAATGTCTGCAATTCCATCCTAGTGATGCAATTAGCATATGCAATTATCGGCATCATGTCAAAGCAATGCAGCATTGACCTAACTTTTGTGACCTGTGGTTAGACCTTGATGTATCtgggcatttgaaaatctttttTATATCTTAAACAAGGAACCTGGGAAAATTCATATGGGTCGGTTGTATGCAAAAAGCATTCTCTGTAGGAGTAAGGATTTCATGTACAATGTTCCCTCCTTTAAATGTCAGCTggcttttgttttttgttttttttgaattGTTTAATATTAGATGATCTTTTGCTTTGGTTTTGAAGTCATATTAGGTGCTTGTGTGGAATGTGCTCTCATCTATCTGGTGTGCATAGTTGCACCAGCTACATATATAAAAGCTccaatttttctttcattttctcatATGTACTCTCAGTTGTTTGTGTTACCCTTGAATGGAACATGAACTAGTGGTTTGTGTTATGCTTAAGTGGAGCATGGTCACCCATTAAACTAATCTCTTCACTACCTTGTAGCATAGCTAGAAGTAGGCTGTTCTGGTCTCAGAGTTGGTCTCTGCCAGGTACATGGGATACACCTTGTATTGCATTCCACcttttgcttcataggctgcgCTGTTGCAATCCAATCAACAGGAGCTTGGGAAGACAACTCTCAATCAGATTCACAGGCAACCGGAGATGTTGCTGGCTGTCTAAAGAGTTTGTTAAGTTACCTGAAGCTGTGATTTACTGAATCAATGTACAAATCAATAGTATAAAGGGATTGAAGAAAATCACATCAATGCAAAGCTTAATGTTCGTTGTGAACCAATAACTTCTCATTCTCTCTGTGCAAAGATGCTTGTATCTTTCAGAGAAAACAATTACAAACTCGTTCATATTTTCATCCTCAATTGTGTACATCACACTAATGCACATAGAGgtcataaatatatttcaagacGCAAAAAATCATCAGCCTATGCAGAACCAGGTAGTGTTGCCCGTATCTTCTAATCAAGCAACTAAGAGGAAGGCTTGTCATGTCATGCTGCTCAATGCCAGGGCCTTCTTCAGGTGTTTCTGCGAGTTGTTTTAAGATCTCACCAATTGATGGCAAGTCAAGAATCTAATCTCTTATTAGGAGTTGGATATTGTAGTGAGCTATCTTGCAGCATACAAGGAGAAGACTCCTCCTCTTGGTCCGGCTGCACTGGTCCCTAACGGAGGCTTAAGCCTATCCTCACAGAAACTAATCTTGATGATTTATTCTGCACAACCTTGTATACGAACCATCTTTAGCTATCATGTTCACGTGAAAATTCATTGAATTCTGTAGCAAACACCAGTAGTTGTTGCCTATGTAAAGCTTGCCGTGCACTTCCACACAGGTGTGACTTGATTTAATCTAATTCAAAAGTTGATGCATCACACGACCGTCCTGACCGGTCAATATAAAACCAGCAATAATTCTCAGTCTTTATAGCTTCTATTTATCTAATCAGTTGCACTTCCTTCTAGCTACGTTTGATCAAGTATCATCAAATCTTGCAAACTCCCAACTTGTGATAGTTCAGAACATGCTGTTGTAGTATGTTCCTAATCTGGCTAAGAAATCTGCAGCTTCTTTCTTGTTCCTTAGGATATCATTTACATCATATTACAGTAGCACTTCAGACTAGGTTTTCcctttgatattgtaatatcataTGGATAGCTTTCAGGTGAAAACCTAAAAATCTCTAATAACTTCAAAAGCCAATTCCCTGACAGACATCCGAGAGTCTACTGAGATGTTGATCACACCTGAGATACTTTGTGGCACTAATTGAGAGAACCAGGCTATGACATGTCCACAGAGTATCTTATGACCACAATTGCTTGGTGAGAGAAGCAAGATTTAAGACCGTAACCAACCTATATTTTTGAAGAAAGCCATGTATATGGTTAGACTTATGCTTTGCACTCCCACACCACATCTATTATATAAACCCTAAATTATTAATGCACCCAATTTGCTACCAATATGATGGCATTTGGTGACATTTGATTTTCCCTACTCTCTCTCTTGTTCAAACACCTGCTTCCAGAATCATGAAAGGACGGACTAGAAATGATAAAGCGCATGTTTTAGATAATTCAGCAAAATCGATGTCCATACAATtgggataaaaaaaataaatataagaacAATAAGTTGTAAGGGTACATATACAATCTCAGAAAGCCCTAGCATGGTCAAAAATCTTCCAGTGGAATAAACAACTCTCGCTCTTTACAAAATCACAAATTTCAAGTTTGTAGGCCAAGAAATACCCGAGCCTGGGAAAACTTTGACTTCTATAGAGCAACTTGTGTAGGTTCTAAATTATTCTTTGCCCAAATATATGTCTGCATATTAAGATTCTTCATGTTTTAAATGATCTATCCATAAGGGGAAAAATGTAACATCAAAGAAAACAAATCATATCAATAATTTTAGTTGTCACtttcaatgaaaaaaaatagatagatAATTTAAGCCTAAATTTGATGAATCAAATATATCCGGTATTTTTAGCTCTAACATTCTCTCCCAAGttaaaaagagaaaagcattcCAA from Phoenix dactylifera cultivar Barhee BC4 unplaced genomic scaffold, palm_55x_up_171113_PBpolish2nd_filt_p 001820F, whole genome shotgun sequence harbors:
- the LOC103709944 gene encoding DNA-(apurinic or apyrimidinic site) endonuclease, chloroplastic, with protein sequence MKDLEKFKPVILTGDLNCAHQEIDIFNPAGNRRSAGFTDEERQSFESNFLLRGFVDTFRKQHPGVVAYTYWGYRHGGRKTNKGWRLDYFLVSESIADKVYDSYILPDVIGSDHCPIGLILNL